A part of Crassostrea angulata isolate pt1a10 chromosome 5, ASM2561291v2, whole genome shotgun sequence genomic DNA contains:
- the LOC128183734 gene encoding beta-1,3-galactosyl-O-glycosyl-glycoprotein beta-1,6-N-acetylglucosaminyltransferase 4-like — MTSKFTNGKRFLIWVLFYSFCLTFLTHYILKFKVYHGINNTAFLETNYKNRTNPDSKNRETEHDLEMQFRYKLFNIGPQFAVSFSPLYKDSQAVNGSLEGFFGPSRRVSNVDCSLLFENNLKEIKNVRRKMNTKIPSLPVCQQTKDCGHFISSRGYITDSLSDEEKHFPIAYSILVYKSPEQFEFLLRAIYRPQNVYCVHVDKKTHPNVFNGFKCITRCFPNVFLTSKRYSVNWGKIGVLLPEIECMRNLLSFSTWKYFINLTGQEFPLRTNYELVKILKIYNGSNDAEGTIKRANKYRWNIREQPPHDIHPVKGSVHVTLNRKFVEYVINNDVAADFLRWVKKTEVPDETYFATLIHNPQLGIPGSFKGDLETDFGVRKPFLSRFKNWRDTGNSLQCHGKFVRSICIFGVGDLPLLARRPEFFANKFHHNYQSQALLCMDELIYNRTQEEYYQRLNFDTEYYEKITHIKNIVEK, encoded by the exons ATGACTTCAAAATTTACTAACGGAAAAAGATTCTTGATTTGGGttttattttatagtttttgtCTAACGTTTTTAacacattatattttaaaattcaaagtgtATCATGGGATAAATAATACAGCCTTTCTTGAAACCAATTATAAAAATCGGACGAATCCGGATTCAAAGAACAGAGAAACGGAACATGATTTAGAGATGCAATTTAGATACAAACTATTTAACATTGGGCCACAGTTTGCTGTATCGTTTTCACCTTTGTACAAAGACTCACAAGCAGTGAATGGTTCACTTGAAGGATTCTTTGGTCCTTCAAGACGTGTCTCAAACGTGGATTGTAGCCTactgtttgaaaacaatttaaaggaaatcaaaaaCGTACGACGTAAAATGAACACCAAAATACCCTCACTGCCAGTGTGTCAGCAAACAAAAGACTGTGGACATTTTATTTCGTCAAGAGGATATATAACAGATTCTTTATCAGACGAGGAGAAACATTTCCCAATTGCCTACAGCATTCTTGTTTACAAAAGTCCAGAACAATTTGAGTTTCTTTTGAGAGCCATTTACCGACCACAAAATGTTTACTGTGTTCACGTGGACAAGAAAACACATCCTAACGTCTTCAATGGATTTAAATGCATCACACGTTGCTTTCCAAACGTTTTCTTAACGTCGAAAAGATATTCAGTGAACTGGGGGAAAATAGGTGTTTTATTACCAGAGATTGAATGCATGAGAaatcttttatcattttcaacttggaaatattttatcaatctCACTGGACAGGAATTTCCACTTCGTACAAATTATGAGTtggtgaaaattttaaaaatttataatggtTCAAATGACGCAGAGGGGACGATCAAGAG AGCAAACAAATATAGATGGAATATAAGAGAGCAACCTCCTCATGATATACACCCCGTAAAAGGATCGGTTCACGTGactttaaacagaaaatttgtggaatACGTCATCAATAACGATGTAGCTGCTGATTTTCTCAGATGGGTAAAGAAAACAGAAGTCCCAGACGAAACATACTTTGCCACCTTGATTCATAATCCCCAGCTCGGCATTCCGGGGAGTTTCAAGG gtgacTTAGAGACAGATTTTGGTGTACGAAAACCTTTTCTATCTCGCTTTAAGAACTGGAGGGATACGGGAAATTCACTCCAATGTCACGGTAAATTTGTTCGATCGATCTGTATATTTGGAGTCGGAGATCTTCCTCTTCTTGCTCGTCGACCTGAGTTCTTTGCCAATAAATTTCACCACAATTACCAAAGTCAAGCCTTACTTTGTATGGACGAACTAATTTATAACAGGACACAGGAGGAATATTACCAGCGACTGAACTTTGATACggaatattatgaaaaaataacacacATTAAGAACattgtagaaaaataa